GCTATTCGTGGATGCAGACTTCCACAAATTATGAAGACATAGTTAGTGAACAAGGAATTCCCACAATGATTACATGGAGCTACGACGGGAAGGAAGTTGCTGTTGAGGGTTCATGGGATAATTGGAAGACAAGgtgaaaattgtttttttcttttttggttttctaaattcatttgGGCCTTGTAACTGTAATCTGATATACAATTCGCCCCCTTTTGATCAGAAAGCCTTTGCAGAGATCAGGGAAGGATTTCACCATTATGAAAGTGCTTCCATCAGGGGTTTACCAGTACAGGTTTATTGTTGATGGACAATGGAGGTATGCACCTGACATGCCTTGGGACCAGGATGAAACAGGCAACGCTTACAACATTTTGGACTTGCAGGTAATCTCCAGCTTTCTGTAGAAGTATGGACTTGAGAAGATATGTTTGAGAACGTAGTGCGTGTTACATGGTTCTTGGATGGATTAATAACTCCTGATTAGCGTGTAACTACTGCTAGTGGAGACAATTAGGACTGGAATGCTGGATTTGTTCTAAATATTCCTAAGATATTATCGGGAAAATATTTGCCAACTTTTTCGTTGAAGTCGATTCAGGAATGTGCTTCCGGTAGTGTTGCACAAgcaaatttttcttgcaaaaggcTGGCTCTACCTTAGGTCAAATACTTGCTTGTTgtcatttctttcttcttttttatgaaATCGGGTTGTCACTCTATTATGCCATTTCCATCACCTTGTTATGCCCATGTTGCTCGTTTTTCTTGGATGAAGTTGCTCCTCCTTTCTTTGTGGTGTTTCTTCTCTGCATACGTTCAAGATATTCTAGACAATTATTCTCTATCTCTGGTTAGTGGTTACACTGGTTGTACAGTCGTACTTCTAGCTTCTCCTAGATATTCTAGAAACGAAAAGAGCTGGAAAACTTAATGAAGGCTCCCGGAATAAGCTATCTATATTGCTAAAATACATACATTTAAATTCATACGGTTTCAGGGGGTATGACTTGAAAAATTAGAAGTCCAAGATGGAAAACTAAAAAGTGGACAGCTTTCTAGGTGTAATTGCCCAAAACTGTAGTGGCTTGAGTCTGATGTGTCATACATTCAGGTGCGTATTTTTACTTCTGTGCAATGACTACAAATAGCATGACAGTTGTTATTAGCTACCACATCATGTAGGCATCTAGCCGTTTCAATTAGCTAGGAATTGGCAGCCGCAGGCAGCACACTACCTGTCCTTTACTTGCCCAGGGCTCTGTTCTATGAGTTGAGCTAAATCTGGTTAAGGTGGATGATGGTTTCCAGGTCTGAATTACAGCATGGATCGAGTATTTGGATGTTGGTCCTAAGAACGAAAGGTACATTGGGAAGAATATCTATAGGAAAGTGGTCAATTAATGGTCGGATTTCAAGCTGAATGTTACCATTCCTTTAACAATGCAAAGTGCTGGTACTTCGTTATTTGGAAGGTTAAGCAGATACGTGCTTCTATTGTATTGCGGGCACCTGATTTTGGTAACATTTTCTGCAAATATTTGCCGCAATAAGGAAATTAACCCATTTAGGAATGCAACTGCAGACTTCCCTGGGTCACATCAGTCAATCCAGGCTACATGTGTTGCAGTACTTAGCAACAAGAGGGCCAGGTTGGTCTTTTGAACCTAGGATCCTGATATCCATCACAGGACCCTAATTGGGAGCTTTGTATTAAGGCTACACTATATTGAGTGTGACTATGTAAGAATGCAAAGTAATTGCAAACCTTACACTCTTCTACGTGTTTCCCAGGGCAATTGGGTATTTCCTGTATCCCAATAACATCAAATGACTGATGTCTACTCCTCTAAAATGGTTAACTTTGTTGCTAGAAGAAAAGGTTATGTCTGGTGGCATCTTGCCACGACCAGTAAAAATTGGATGGAAGACTCTGGCATACCTTTGTAAGAAACTGGCTATACATGTGATTCCCCTGGTGATTACGTTTATGTTTTTTTATCAGTAATTTAGGTCCCATTGACAGCTACTACTATTTTGCTAATTTGTGCCGCTGTTCTGTCATACATTCTCCTATAGTATTGTACGTGTTTAGGGGCACAAATTTGTGTGCATACTGAACTCAACAAGTGTCATTTGATGGAAGGATCTTTATAACTCGTGATATCATTTATTATGAGGTCCTAGAGTCCCTCTAGCCTAGTATGGTAATTCCGTTTGAGAAACATCAAATACTTGATTGAGTGCTCTTGGCAAGCAAGCACGGCAGAAATTAGAAAGTTACAAGCAATGACCGCAGAAGGTTCAAGTGGCTACGTCACATGCATGTTGCTTTCGAAAATATGTGCGTATGAAATTTGGCGCTTGCCTCATTTATTGCCTCTAAAATTGGTGGAAGCTATGGCTAGTATTTGGCAGTTTGTTCTCCGAATCTCTGCAAATTAATGGATGGGAAGCGCATTGTGATGTCAACAACAGAATTTCAATTCCTAGATGTGCAGTGTATAAGCCCTGGATTTCATCTCGAACCCCGAAGTCTGTTCTAAGCATGAGCTTTATGGGAATGCGGGAAAGAATTGATTTTCTGGGGCTGCAGTGTTCAAGCGTGACAATGGTTTTTCTGGGTTTGCCAGCTTAACCCTAGCGAGATGGAGCTCGCTCCATAGTGGCCTTGCAGTTTTTGAGTTATGTTTCTGCAGTCCAGATCTAAGTGCAACGTATTTCTCTCTTTTGGTATGCGAAGGCAGAAGGCCTGCTTTGGCTGAATAAGCCAGttgactttctttttcttttttttctgttcttttttggcttgtttttgtctttattcaaaaaatttgagttttgatcataatttttgtctttttcgattcctctcatcgagacgaaccaataatcaagaaaaatttgacacgaaactaacaaatgcagaaaaaaaaattgaataaagtaaaaaataagccaactggcttattaaGACAAACCAAGCCGAAATAGCCTGAGATCATCCTAGAGGGATACCTAAAGAGAGAATTCTTCATTGTGCTTGGAGATTTAGCTTAGATCTATGGGTGCTTGAGGGTTATTGGAGATCTCGAAGGGTTACTTCATCTTCTCCCTTTGAAGTTTAAGCCCTTCGGTGGATTCTGACAGAACTGTGGCGGATTTTAAAGGTTAGAGTCATGGATTCAAGGTGGCATCAGTCAAGGTCCCAGGTAGGTTCGATTTTGAAGGCATGGTTTGTTCATATGGATTCATGCAGTGTAGATCATGCTCAAGGGAGCAATGCGCATGGATTTTGCAAGAGCAACTTAAGTCCATTGGTTGGGATTCAAAGTATCCACAAAGTTGATATAGTGTTTGATATTCAGACCAGGTCCAGTGGTTTTTCTCTTTTGGGGGTTTCCACGTGAAAAAATAGTGTTTCTCTTCCATTGTGTGCTTAAATTATTATCTACTTGTGATGACTGATGGATGTCGTTATATTTCTGGATAATTTAGCATTAGATCGTTGATTGTGAGTTGTTGGTAGAATTGCCGTTAGGTATTTTATAAATAGCTTAAGCTATTCCGTTGTGTTGAATCGACCGTATTGCGAAGTGACTCAGTTATGGATGTATTTTGCAGGATTATGTCCCAGAAGACATTGAAAGCATTTCTGGTTTTGAATCTCCTCAGTCACCAGAATCGAGCTATAACAACTTCCAACCTGGTTCAGAGGATTATGCAAAGGAGCCACCATTGGTTCCTCCACATCTACAATCGACTTTGCTCAATGTTCCATCATCCTACATGGAGATTCCACCTCCCTTTTCAAGACCTCAACATGTGGTGCTTAACCATCTTTACATGCAAAAAGGAAGGAGTAGCCCTTCTGTGGTGGCACTTGGTTCAACAAATCGGTTTCTAGCTAAATATGTGACAGTAGTGTTGTACAAGTCCATTCAAAGGTAAAAATTTGCAATACATCTGAGTGGACGGAAGTTTTTACCATTGTTATGTAAGTGATGAAACTACTGAAGGCCAATGTTATTCTGGAGGCTTATATGAACCCAAGGGAAAAAAGCCGCTAAGTAGACTTTGGAGTTTTATGCGACAAATTACAAATGATTGATAACGACCATTGGGCTGACAGGAATTAGATGTTTTCCCACTGTGCTGTTCAGCTCATCATTCACTATACTTATTTCAAAAGAAGAAACTTGTGTAACGGTGCAATGCTGAATTAACTGACATGTGATTTATGTGCAATTGGCAATGGTGAAGCCGTCAAAGAACAGTTTCTTATTGTTCTTGGTTATTTCAACCCTGTGGTGGTGGTACATCGAATGGTACAATAACTGCTTGTTTCATCAGTTTCTTTTGGGAACTACTAGTATTCTGGTCAGTACTTCCTGGAGTTTTCCTATCGTATCCCTGAGATAAAATCGATAGCAGAAGATAATTCATCACAATCTCGTTTTGATCCGATGGTTACTGGTCATGTGCATATTAAGGGTGTAGAAACAGGTATGTGACATAGGTTGTATCCAGTATTTCCCTTACTCGTGATTTTCTGGACAACTCCTGAATTAGGTTCATCAGAAGTACAAACACTGCATTGAAATGAAACTGTTTTTTGCTTCTATAGCACAAATCTTCTCCAATATGTTGTTTTGCATTGAGTTCCATTTGGGGATTGGACTGGCCGGTTTTCTACAATCTTGTCCATCAAAGTTGGTTGATTTGATGAAGTTTGCTAGGCATGTGCAAGTGCTTCTGCTTTGTTTTATCAGCGTTGAATTTCAGACAAATGGAACTGTGGAACATGCGAAGAACAAGAAAATGCGACTTAAGGCAGGTCTGAGGGGTTCTCAAGTCCTCTGTACCTATTTTGCCTTCCTGGTTATGGACAATGTGAAAATGTTCTCAATCTTTCAAGATTTTTGCATGATCTTAATGGTCGAAAATGCACGGATGCGCCGGTAAAGGTAATGCATGAGTATGAAGATTTGAGCTTGTCTGAGGGGAACACATATACTCAATCCTGCCGAACTGTTCTAAATTTTAGGCAAGAGACAAAGGCTAGATATGTAAACCATGGATCCAAAATAAATTGGTTCCAGCTTCTCGAGCCAATTGCTTGAATCCTGGCACACACAGGTGGCATTTCACATAAAGCCCAAAGAGTAGACAAGTTAGAAGGCAAAAGCAAAACCAACAAATTATGGAAATCAAAACATCCAAAATTTCTGGCAGATGCAGCATATAAACATTTTAGTAGTCATAGGTGTCTCACTAGCACAACAAAATTCCAGGACGAATCATGATGGGAAAACAATCTCCACATCCAATAAGGATGCATTTACAATAACGCTAGTGAACAGCAACTTGTTATTCGAATTATGGCAGATTCTCTGTAACCAGCTCTACGATTTCAATTCTTTAATTTCTAAACTGCAACTATTCTGTTAAGGAATGCATTTTCTTACTTGACCATGAATCTTCAAACACCCAACATTTAAGTTGCATGGCTAGTTCACAAAGTTGCTACTTGAAAACTGGACACCCTTCAACCACAATCCCAGGTGCAATTGGGCACGTGGCTAGAGGACAATGGTCTAGCTCAGTCCCCCACCACTTCAAATTCCGGCCTTCATTCTGCAGAGCAAAGAACAACAGAACCCCCATGAAAGCTGTGCCAGCATCCAATGCTGCAGACAGAACATAGTTATATTTCTGCCACCACCCCTTTCGGTACTTGAACACAAAATAGTTGAAGATCGTTCCAGTGATGAGCCAACTAGCGATATTGGTCGGAGTCGCCGGCGGCATTCCGGCAAATCCGTATGATATAACGGGTATGTTAATCAAGGGAATCCATTTCTTCTCAGGGAAGATTTTGCTGAGTATCCAAACAGGTACTGGTAAAACAGCTCCGATGAGGAATAACCATACCAAGTTCCTGTACAACCCTCCAGGTCCAAACAGGCGGGCTGGCCCAATTAGGCCCCATATTACTGAGGCGTCAAAGGTGACTCGGAACTTAGGGCATGTCCATGGGCTATCTGGATGTTGAGATTCAATATCACAGATGTTTTCGATGTTCCCCAACATCCACCATGAAACTGCAAGGTTTACTGTACCAGCAACAAGCGTTCCCACCAGctggagaaaaagaaagggaagaatAAACATATTTTTGTGAGGGAATAGTACCCTTATAGGCTGGATTTAATATCCGATGGTGGGTTTTTGGTGGTTTGACCAGATTCATCCAACCATAGGATTGAGGAAGTTAGGAGTAAGTGGGATTTTGTTTAGGTAGATAGTAACACATAAGATATGAGAATGGATTAAAATACTTGGAAGAATTTGTACTATATGACTAATCCTACGCTTATAACATTCATTAAACGTGGCCTTAAAGAGATTTGATATAGTAGTGCACAAGATTGTTAGAAGTGCTGACCTGAGCCATGTACATGCTACGTGGCGGGATTTTCATGTAGTGACCAAGCTTAAGATCAGATAGGAAAGATAGAGCATGAATGGTGCTAATTCGCCCGTAAATCTTGAAAATCAAGTTTGCAATGGGTTTCCCTGGCAGGATATACCCAAAGATGAACTGGGCAATGATATCATACCCAGGTTGCTGCATTATAGTCCACATAACTAGAAGACATTAGgatggatcaaaaaaaaaaaactagaagaCATTAGGATACGTTCTGCAATTTGCTCTAGGAAAGACTAGAGATAAGCAGTGAGGCTTATTACCTGGTTGGTTGTAGCTTGAATAACTCCTATGGGAAGGGTAACAATAAAAGCCAAGGCAAAGGCGAAGAGCATTCCCCACCATG
The sequence above is a segment of the Rhododendron vialii isolate Sample 1 chromosome 13a, ASM3025357v1 genome. Coding sequences within it:
- the LOC131312848 gene encoding SNF1-related protein kinase regulatory subunit beta-2, with product MGNVNGREDGSTGGGGGSSGVDEDGGAPDEMGGAPPPHGDGGELMGQSPPSSPRAAQSPLMFTPQVPVLPLQRPDELHVPSYSWMQTSTNYEDIVSEQGIPTMITWSYDGKEVAVEGSWDNWKTRKPLQRSGKDFTIMKVLPSGVYQYRFIVDGQWRYAPDMPWDQDETGNAYNILDLQDYVPEDIESISGFESPQSPESSYNNFQPGSEDYAKEPPLVPPHLQSTLLNVPSSYMEIPPPFSRPQHVVLNHLYMQKGRSSPSVVALGSTNRFLAKYVTVVLYKSIQR